In Streptomyces erythrochromogenes, the DNA window GTCCACGGGCCGAGCGGGAGCCGGGCCGACCCGTTCGGGTGAACCGGCGGGACGCCGGCCGACGACCGGCGGCACTGGTCACCACGCGTCGACGACCGGCGCCCCGGCCTCGTGCCGCGCCCAGGTCTCGCCGAGGCGGGCGAGCCGGTGGGCGGCGGCCATCCCGCGCAGGGAGGCGACCTTTCCGTCGCGGACCTCGAACGCGACGGCGCCCACGACCCGGTCGCCGACCACGGCGAGGACGGCCGGGGAGCCGTTGACCCGCGCGATGTGGAAGGCGGGAGAGCCGCCGGCCATCCGCCGCTTGGCCGCGGTGGGCCTGAAGCCGGCCCGTACGGACGAGGCGATGCGCTCAGGCGTCCGGTGCCGCAGCAGCCGCCTGGCCAGTCCGGCGCCGTCCGAGACCGCGGTCGCGTCGGCGGTGAGCAGCGCCACCAGCCGTTCGGTGCGCCCCGACAACGCGGCGGTCAGGAACTCCTCGACGATCCGGCGCGCGGTTGCGGGGTCCACCTCGCCGCCGCCGCGACGCTCGGCGGCGACCCGGCGCCGGGCTCGGTGGACGTGCTGCTGGCTCGCGGACTCGGTGATGTCGAGGATCCCGGCGATCTCCGCGTGGGGGTACGAGAAGGCCTCGCGCAGCACGTAGGCGGCACGTTCGACCGGCGAGAGGCGCTCCATGAGGGTCAGTACGGCCAGGGACACCGATTCGCGCTGCTCGAAGGTGTCGG includes these proteins:
- a CDS encoding sigma-70 family RNA polymerase sigma factor is translated as MDMAAIDRFEAGRGRLASLAYRLLGSAADAEDAVQDAFLRWQAADRERIDVPEAWLTKVVTNLCLDRLRSAQARHERAVGDWLPEPLLDGDPMLGPADTFEQRESVSLAVLTLMERLSPVERAAYVLREAFSYPHAEIAGILDITESASQQHVHRARRRVAAERRGGGEVDPATARRIVEEFLTAALSGRTERLVALLTADATAVSDGAGLARRLLRHRTPERIASSVRAGFRPTAAKRRMAGGSPAFHIARVNGSPAVLAVVGDRVVGAVAFEVRDGKVASLRGMAAAHRLARLGETWARHEAGAPVVDAW